From one Diprion similis isolate iyDipSimi1 chromosome 7, iyDipSimi1.1, whole genome shotgun sequence genomic stretch:
- the LOC124407938 gene encoding angiotensin-converting enzyme-like, protein MSHWMISVFCAIAISSVLQTPFGFQKHKCHTKSRSPIRNSKASRFYTSGIEERRIRRSESVSKEIEQLAKGLATPDVFLELMNNLSTVEYHRNAIAQWEFESNINATTRAKALKSSAKLAEFQKIVWKAAGKYDWRNFNGTSRIKRQFEMISVLGSAVLSDDKFKQLDEVINKMESIYSTATIEPYVKIDGSSKSKKLRRGGGRKLRLEPDFSSVAQYWTNPYEDPNFEKKIVEIWQEVKPFYLELHAYVRNRLRTKYGTRVIPESGYIPAHVFGDMWTQSWIHLNKDTMPYPDHAIPDMTKRLKVNNFTKMEFFKLAEDFFRSLGFPKLPETFWRNSIIERPPNNKTELVCHGSAWDMYDGRDFRIKMCTEVTYDDLVIVHHEMGHVQYYIQYRDQPIVFREGANPGFHEAIGDTIALSVSSLPHACGLGLVDNVDYQPMTDINYLYLIALQKIAFLPFAYCVDKWRWTVFTDEVTPEMYNSLWWKFRAEIQGIEPPFNRDETDFDPGAKYHVAANVPYIRYFVSFIIQFQFHEAVCLNAGQYDPNDPNRPLHRCDIYGSREAGIAMRQMMKLGSSLPWQETMERFTGSREMRTEGITAYFRPLYDWLKQENARTREPVGF, encoded by the exons ATGTCACACTGGATGATCTCGGTGTTTTGTGCAATCGCGATTTCTTCCGTTCTTCAGACTCCCTTCGGTTTTCAAAAGCACAAATGTCACACTAAGTCTCGATCACCGATCCGGAACTCCAAGGCGTCGCGTTTTTACACTTCCGGTATCGAAGAGCGCAGAATACGAAGGAGTGAGTCGGTTTCGAAGGAGATAGAACAGTTGGCGAAGGGTCTCGCGACTCCAGACGTG TTTCTAGAACTGATGAACAACCTGAGTACCGTCGAGTATCACAGAAACGCAATAGCACAGTGGGAATTCGAGAGCAACATCAATGCGACGACGAGGGCCAAAGCG CTCAAGTCATCCGCCAAACTCGCcgagtttcaaaaaatcgtaTGGAAAGCTGCTGGGAAATACGATTGGCGGAATTTCAATGGCACCTCGAGGATCAAGAGACAGTTCGAAATGATCTCGGTGCTCGGTAGCGCCGTTTTATCCGACGATAAGTTCAAGCAG CTGGACGAggtgataaataaaatggaatCAATCTACAGCACCGCGACTATAGAACCTTACGTGAAAATTGACGGGTCTTCGAAGTCGAAGAAGTTGCGAAGAGGTGGAGGACGAAAACTGCGTCTGGAGCCAG ATTTTTCATCCGTTGCTCAGTACTGGACCAACCCTTACGAGGATCCGAATTTCGAAAAGAAGATAGTCGAGATCTGGCAGGAGGTGAAACCTTTCTATCTAGAACTTCACGCCTACGTGAGGAACCGACTGAGGACCAAATACGGAACTCGGGTTATTCCTGAGAGCGGTTACATTCCAGCTCATGTCTTCG GCGATATGTGGACCCAGTCTTGGATTCATCTGAACAAAGACACGATGCCGTATCCTGACCACGCTATTCCGGACATGACGAAGAGGCTAAAGGTCAAC AACTTCACGAAGATGGAGTTCTTCAAGCTAGCCGAGGACTTCTTCCGATCCCTGGGCTTTCCAAAACTGCCGGAAACGTTCTGGCGGAATTCGATCATCGAACGTCCGCCCAACAATAAGACTGAACTGGTATGTCACGGGTCAGCATGGGACATGTATGACGGAAGGGATTTCAG GATCAAGATGTGCACCGAAGTGACCTACGACGATCTGGTCATCGTTCACCACGAGATGGGTCACGTTCAGTACTACATCCAGTACAGAGACCAGCCGATAGTTTTTAGAGAAGGAGCCAATCCTG GGTTTCATGAGGCGATCGGTGACACGATAGCACTGTCAGTTTCTTCCTTGCCTCACGCCTGCGGTCTGGGCCTAGTTGACAACGTCGATTACCAGCCAATGACTGACATCAATTATCTGTACTTGATCGCGCTCCAGAAGATCGCTTTCCTCCCATTTGCCTACTGCGTTGACAAGTGGCGATGGACCGTATTCACCGATGAAGTTACCCCCGAGATGTACAACAGCCTTTGGTGGAAGTTCAG GGCTGAAATCCAGGGCATCGAGCCTCCTTTTAATCGTGATGAGACTGACTTCGACCCTGGAGCTAAGTATCACGTGGCTGCCAACGTGCCGTACATAAG GTACTTCGTCAGCTTCATTATACAGTTCCAGTTCCATGAGGCAGTCTGTCTCAACGCTGGTCAGTATGACCCAAATGACCCGAACAGACCCCTTCATCGATGTGATATCTACGGTAGCAGGGAAGCAGGGATAGCAATGCG GCAAATGATGAAGCTGGGATCAAGTCTGCCTTGGCAGGAAACGATGGAGCGTTTCACAGGAAGTCGTGAGATGCGAACCGAGGGAATAACTGCCTACTTTCGCCCTCTGTACGACTGGCTTAAACAAGAAAACGCTCGAACCAGAGAACCAGTTGGATTCTGA